Proteins from a genomic interval of Beijerinckia indica subsp. indica ATCC 9039:
- a CDS encoding SDR family NAD(P)-dependent oxidoreductase codes for MTTNETKIALVTGASRGLGRSMAIALAHKGVDVIGTYHSNKAEADATVAAVEALGRKAVMFQLDTSNTASFASFAVDLKQRLAANWNRSTFDYLVNNAGIGIYAPFAETSEADFDRLMNIHLKGVFFLTQALLPLIADGGRIVNLSSGLTRFSLPGYAAYAAMKGAVEVLTRYLAKELGPRGIGVNTIAPGAIETDFGGGSVRDNKQVNDFIASVTALGRPGLPDDIGPAVASLLTEDNRWINAQRIEVSGGMFV; via the coding sequence ATGACGACGAATGAGACGAAGATCGCCTTGGTGACTGGCGCGAGCCGGGGCCTGGGACGCAGCATGGCCATCGCGCTCGCTCATAAAGGTGTGGACGTGATTGGGACCTATCACAGCAACAAGGCGGAAGCCGACGCCACCGTGGCCGCCGTCGAGGCGCTCGGCCGCAAGGCGGTGATGTTCCAGCTCGATACCAGCAACACGGCCAGCTTCGCTTCCTTTGCGGTGGATCTGAAGCAAAGGCTCGCGGCCAATTGGAACCGCTCGACCTTCGACTACCTAGTCAACAATGCTGGAATCGGCATCTACGCCCCCTTCGCCGAGACGAGCGAGGCCGATTTTGACCGGTTGATGAACATCCACCTCAAGGGCGTGTTCTTCTTGACCCAGGCCCTGCTGCCCCTGATCGCCGATGGCGGCCGTATCGTGAACCTGTCGAGCGGCCTCACCCGCTTCAGCCTGCCGGGTTATGCCGCCTATGCGGCGATGAAGGGCGCGGTGGAAGTGCTGACCCGCTATCTCGCGAAGGAACTGGGGCCGCGCGGCATCGGCGTCAACACCATCGCCCCCGGTGCGATCGAGACCGATTTCGGCGGCGGATCGGTGCGCGACAACAAGCAGGTGAACGACTTCATCGCCAGCGTGACGGCGCTCGGGCGCCCCGGTCTGCCCGACGACATTGGCCCCGCCGTCGCGTCGCTGCTGACCGAGGACAATCGCTGGATCAACGCCCAGCGGATCGAAGTCTCCGGCGGCATGTTCGTGTGA
- a CDS encoding LysR family transcriptional regulator, whose product MDDISLSHIFLVCADEGSFSAAGRKLNLSRSSVGKTVARLEDMLGVRLFHRSTRHQALTEEGKIYYEHARRAHNELDRARQIFASGHRSPSGILRVTAPMSLGRSCIGPLLLDFTSRFSDLKLVLSLNDRPVDLIDEGFDLAIRVGATINTTGIAGRKLSTQAMRLYASPSYLGARGTPKSCGEFDQHQILAYGRGRTLRWRFAGVGGQALQDVEGMSQAQFDDLDLLANATAQGFGIASLPTWLAHPRALRGELVPLKAFNLKPYDISALWPQSHFMPPKVRYAIDHLVQALPGLLTDDLKGH is encoded by the coding sequence ATGGACGATATAAGTCTTTCGCATATTTTTCTTGTCTGCGCGGATGAGGGGAGTTTCTCGGCGGCTGGCAGGAAACTGAACCTTTCTCGCTCGTCGGTCGGCAAAACTGTTGCACGATTGGAAGACATGCTGGGGGTGCGGCTTTTCCATCGCTCAACCCGGCATCAGGCCCTCACTGAAGAGGGAAAAATCTATTACGAACATGCCCGGCGAGCACACAATGAGTTGGATAGGGCGCGCCAAATATTCGCGTCCGGTCACCGTTCGCCGAGCGGAATCCTGCGCGTGACCGCTCCAATGAGTTTGGGGCGGTCTTGCATCGGCCCGCTCCTTCTTGATTTTACGTCGCGATTTTCCGACCTCAAGCTTGTACTCTCTTTGAATGATCGGCCGGTTGATCTCATCGACGAGGGATTTGATCTCGCGATCCGCGTTGGAGCCACGATCAACACGACAGGGATAGCGGGGCGAAAGCTCAGTACCCAAGCCATGAGGCTTTACGCCTCGCCTTCCTACTTAGGGGCAAGGGGAACCCCTAAGAGCTGCGGGGAATTCGATCAGCATCAAATCCTCGCCTATGGTCGAGGGCGGACTCTGCGCTGGCGCTTTGCCGGTGTGGGCGGACAAGCGCTCCAAGACGTAGAGGGCATGAGTCAAGCGCAATTTGACGATCTGGATCTGCTGGCGAATGCGACGGCCCAGGGCTTCGGCATTGCCTCGCTGCCGACATGGCTGGCGCACCCTCGTGCTTTGCGAGGAGAATTGGTGCCTTTAAAGGCGTTCAATCTGAAGCCGTATGATATCAGCGCCCTCTGGCCGCAAAGTCATTTCATGCCACCGAAGGTCCGATATGCGATCGACCATCTGGTTCAGGCCCTGCCTGGCCTTCTGACAGACGACTTGAAAGGTCACTGA
- a CDS encoding Na+/H+ antiporter has protein sequence MKESMTPIAQFELILGLMVAVLGLVWLAQRLRLPQAAMLIIGGIVLALLPWTPDVELDPNLVLILFLPPLLLSSAFFTAWQDFRADLRIILQLAIGAVAFTTLCIGYVAHWANPALPLAACFTLGAIVSPPDAVAVKAVLQHLRLPPRMSIMLEGESLVNDAAALVLFHFAVAAALTGTFDAGHAVIEFILLAAGGVLAGLIFGMVALFIMRHLHDELLVIVSGFLTAWGSYIGGESLLHVSGVLTTVTCGFFLGWRAHEEMDASTRLKARGVWDIAIFLLESMVFILIGLSLRGVMMRLDKDWDVFFTWLPAIGIITGAMIISRFCWIFPTTYIVRWLLPWLRQRDPYPPIAVPLVMSWAGMRGVVTLAVALALPDTFPGRDFILITAFTVILVTVLVQGTTLAPLIRIIGLNAKSMPLTKTLTEAEARAKIAAVQLALVERKSLQPDGTHLHPRLAEQYGYRARVSARFARETKELLPHRNAHFQVVQEAIKAGRAELLRLHRTGAVRDETLRDLEHELDLEEINVQGWLSDYKDL, from the coding sequence ATGAAAGAGTCCATGACCCCTATCGCCCAATTCGAATTGATCCTCGGCCTGATGGTCGCCGTCCTTGGCCTCGTCTGGCTCGCGCAACGCCTGCGCCTGCCACAGGCCGCCATGCTCATCATTGGCGGCATTGTTCTGGCGCTCTTGCCGTGGACGCCGGATGTCGAGCTTGACCCCAATCTCGTCCTGATCCTGTTCCTGCCGCCGCTCCTGCTCAGTTCCGCCTTTTTTACCGCCTGGCAAGATTTCCGGGCCGATCTGCGCATCATTCTCCAACTTGCCATTGGCGCCGTGGCCTTTACGACGCTTTGCATCGGCTATGTCGCGCATTGGGCCAATCCGGCCTTGCCGCTCGCCGCCTGTTTCACACTCGGCGCCATTGTTTCACCGCCCGACGCCGTCGCGGTGAAAGCCGTTCTCCAGCATTTGCGGCTGCCGCCCCGTATGAGCATCATGCTCGAGGGGGAAAGTCTCGTCAACGACGCCGCCGCCCTCGTCCTGTTCCATTTCGCGGTCGCCGCCGCGCTGACCGGAACCTTCGACGCCGGCCATGCCGTCATCGAATTCATCCTGCTCGCCGCGGGCGGCGTTCTGGCCGGCCTCATCTTCGGCATGGTCGCCCTCTTCATCATGCGGCATCTACACGATGAATTGCTGGTCATCGTCTCCGGCTTTTTGACCGCATGGGGCTCTTACATCGGCGGCGAATCCCTGCTGCATGTGTCGGGTGTTCTGACGACCGTCACATGCGGCTTCTTCCTGGGCTGGCGGGCCCATGAGGAAATGGATGCTTCGACGAGGCTGAAAGCCCGCGGCGTCTGGGACATCGCGATCTTTCTGCTCGAGTCCATGGTTTTTATCCTCATCGGCCTGTCATTGCGCGGCGTCATGATGCGTCTCGACAAGGATTGGGACGTTTTCTTCACCTGGCTCCCCGCGATCGGCATCATTACCGGCGCCATGATCATCAGCCGTTTTTGCTGGATTTTTCCCACGACTTATATCGTCCGCTGGCTGCTGCCGTGGCTGCGGCAGCGCGACCCCTATCCGCCAATCGCCGTCCCTCTGGTGATGAGTTGGGCCGGCATGCGCGGCGTCGTAACTCTCGCAGTGGCCTTAGCGTTGCCCGACACTTTCCCGGGCCGCGATTTCATCCTGATCACCGCTTTCACGGTGATCCTGGTCACGGTGCTGGTCCAGGGCACCACGCTCGCGCCTCTGATCCGCATCATTGGCCTCAACGCCAAATCCATGCCGCTCACCAAAACCCTGACCGAGGCAGAAGCACGGGCCAAAATTGCGGCGGTGCAGCTCGCCCTTGTCGAACGCAAGTCCCTTCAGCCGGATGGCACGCATCTCCATCCTCGTCTCGCCGAGCAATATGGCTACCGGGCGAGGGTCAGTGCCCGCTTCGCCCGGGAAACGAAGGAGCTGCTGCCGCATCGCAATGCCCATTTCCAGGTGGTGCAAGAAGCCATCAAGGCTGGGCGGGCGGAACTCCTGCGCCTGCACCGGACCGGCGCCGTGCGCGATGAAACCCTGCGCGATCTCGAACATGAACTCGATCTCGAAGAGATCAATGTCCAGGGCTGGCTGAGCGATTACAAGGATTTATAA
- a CDS encoding SDR family oxidoreductase: MGQVIVITGASSGFGALTARALADAGHIVYAGMRDTAGRNAPQVEAAKAYAKERAVDLHTVEMDVQSEASVEAAIATILRENSRLDTLVHNAGHMVFGPAEAFTPEQYAQLYDVNVLGTQRVNRAALPILRRQGKGLLVWVSSTSTRGGTPPWLAPYFAAKAAMDSLAVSYAGELARWGIETSIIVPGAFTKGTSHFAHAGAPADTARAKDYANGPTADIPDVAMKGLSALEPADADAGEVAKAITRVVDLPFGRRPFRVHIDPSQDGAEIVNGVADRVRAELLRRIGLEDILHPRA, from the coding sequence ATGGGACAGGTTATCGTCATCACCGGCGCTTCCAGCGGCTTCGGAGCGCTGACGGCTCGAGCCCTCGCCGATGCCGGGCATATTGTCTATGCCGGTATGCGCGACACCGCCGGACGCAATGCGCCGCAGGTCGAAGCCGCCAAAGCTTATGCGAAAGAACGCGCCGTCGATCTCCATACGGTCGAGATGGATGTTCAATCCGAAGCGTCCGTTGAGGCCGCGATCGCGACGATTCTGCGAGAGAACAGCCGGCTCGACACTTTGGTCCATAACGCCGGGCACATGGTGTTTGGCCCGGCCGAGGCCTTCACTCCGGAACAATATGCTCAGCTCTATGATGTGAACGTGCTGGGCACCCAACGCGTCAACCGCGCCGCGCTGCCGATCCTGAGACGGCAAGGCAAGGGTCTGCTCGTGTGGGTCTCCTCGACCAGCACGCGCGGCGGCACACCACCATGGCTTGCGCCCTATTTTGCTGCCAAGGCGGCGATGGATTCGCTGGCGGTCAGCTATGCCGGCGAACTGGCGCGCTGGGGAATCGAGACCTCGATCATTGTGCCCGGTGCCTTCACGAAGGGTACCAGCCACTTCGCCCATGCTGGTGCCCCCGCTGATACGGCGAGGGCAAAAGACTATGCCAACGGGCCGACGGCGGATATTCCCGATGTCGCCATGAAGGGGTTGAGCGCGCTCGAACCGGCTGATGCCGACGCGGGTGAGGTGGCTAAGGCGATCACGCGGGTCGTGGACTTGCCGTTTGGCAGGAGGCCGTTTCGGGTCCACATCGATCCCTCGCAGGATGGTGCGGAGATCGTCAACGGCGTGGCGGACCGCGTCCGGGCCGAGTTGCTGCGGCGGATCGGCCTGGAGGACATCCTGCATCCGCGTGCATGA
- a CDS encoding LysR family transcriptional regulator, which translates to MDRIDAMRVFVRIVERGSFVRAAEDLGLPPSTATDAVKQLETRLGVRLLQRTTRQVRTTLDGEAYYRRCLAILNDIEEAESAFSGALPRGLLRVDVQGTQARRFIVPALPRFFADYPDLELFMSEGDRFVDLVGEGIDCALRTGEPKESDIIARRIAMLPEVTVASANYIGRFGHPQRWDALDGHRMIGFRSSATGGVLPLEFMVNGTRKTVTLPSTLAVNGADTYKAAAQQGLGLIQVPRYSVEQDLAEGRLLECLPETPPSPTPVYVLYPRSRQLSLRVRVFIEWVAKEYASHSGSIAATND; encoded by the coding sequence ATGGATCGGATCGATGCCATGCGTGTGTTCGTGCGGATCGTGGAGCGTGGAAGCTTCGTCCGTGCCGCCGAGGATCTTGGCCTACCCCCTTCGACCGCGACCGACGCCGTCAAGCAGCTTGAAACTCGGCTCGGCGTGCGGTTGCTGCAGCGGACGACACGGCAGGTCCGCACGACGCTGGATGGCGAGGCCTATTACCGGCGCTGCCTGGCGATCCTCAATGATATCGAGGAGGCCGAGAGCGCTTTCAGCGGCGCCCTCCCGCGCGGCCTGCTGCGCGTCGACGTCCAGGGCACGCAGGCCCGACGTTTCATCGTACCGGCCTTGCCTCGTTTTTTCGCGGATTATCCGGATCTCGAACTGTTCATGAGCGAGGGCGACCGCTTCGTCGATCTCGTCGGCGAAGGCATCGATTGCGCGCTACGCACCGGTGAGCCAAAGGAGAGCGACATTATCGCGCGACGCATCGCCATGCTGCCCGAGGTGACAGTGGCATCAGCCAATTACATAGGCCGTTTCGGACATCCCCAAAGGTGGGACGCGTTGGATGGCCATCGGATGATCGGTTTTCGTTCCTCGGCGACTGGCGGCGTCTTGCCGCTGGAATTCATGGTGAACGGCACCCGCAAGACCGTGACATTGCCATCGACTCTCGCGGTCAATGGCGCCGATACCTATAAGGCCGCCGCGCAGCAAGGCCTGGGCCTGATCCAGGTGCCACGCTATTCCGTGGAGCAGGATCTGGCGGAAGGCAGATTGTTGGAATGCCTGCCCGAGACCCCGCCATCCCCGACGCCAGTCTATGTACTCTACCCGCGCAGTCGCCAACTCAGCCTTCGGGTCCGGGTGTTCATCGAATGGGTGGCAAAGGAATATGCCAGCCATAGTGGATCTATAGCGGCAACCAATGATTGA
- a CDS encoding MBL fold metallo-hydrolase, protein MDVVIQTQGPAINRRKVGDLIVTMLSDGFLDVSFDLLDGISSKDAASLLSQHRVSTLPRMNVNVFVIQNGEQMILIDGGAGGIHGWGGRLPVALSAAGIDPLYIDIILLTHAHPDHVGGLAGPLATPHFRNVKQVYVHKAEYDFWRNDMIRAAAPDGFRPFFDVAQNVFDAYKEQIIVFTGEDVIPKIQAVPLPGHTPGHTGYLISDKGESLLIWGDIVHFPYVQIARPEVTIAFDNEPAEAAAIRRHILDRASSEGLLVSGMHFNMPTCGRIERASGGYELIYEAWSPALI, encoded by the coding sequence ATGGACGTCGTCATACAAACGCAGGGACCTGCAATCAATCGCCGGAAGGTTGGTGATCTTATTGTCACTATGCTCAGCGATGGTTTTCTCGACGTTTCCTTCGATCTTTTAGACGGGATCAGTAGCAAAGACGCAGCCAGCCTGCTGAGCCAGCACCGTGTTTCGACTCTGCCCCGAATGAATGTCAATGTTTTTGTCATTCAAAATGGCGAGCAGATGATCCTGATCGATGGAGGCGCTGGAGGGATTCATGGTTGGGGTGGACGTTTACCTGTCGCCTTGAGTGCAGCGGGCATTGATCCTCTCTATATTGACATCATCTTGCTCACCCACGCCCATCCAGATCATGTCGGCGGATTGGCTGGCCCGCTTGCGACACCCCATTTCCGAAACGTGAAGCAAGTGTATGTTCATAAAGCTGAATATGATTTCTGGAGGAATGACATGATCCGCGCTGCCGCGCCGGATGGTTTCAGGCCTTTCTTTGACGTGGCTCAGAATGTGTTTGACGCCTACAAAGAACAGATCATCGTGTTTACCGGAGAAGACGTGATCCCCAAAATCCAAGCCGTGCCGCTTCCCGGCCATACGCCGGGTCATACAGGCTATCTCATTTCCGACAAGGGAGAGTCGCTGCTCATCTGGGGTGATATTGTGCACTTCCCGTATGTTCAGATTGCAAGGCCGGAGGTGACAATCGCATTCGATAATGAACCGGCCGAGGCTGCCGCGATAAGACGCCATATCCTTGACCGCGCCAGCAGCGAAGGGCTTCTCGTCAGCGGGATGCACTTCAATATGCCAACGTGTGGCCGGATCGAACGCGCTTCCGGCGGTTACGAACTGATCTATGAAGCTTGGTCGCCCGCTTTGATCTGA
- a CDS encoding APC family permease, which produces MTDEGGLGLKPDALSLPEAVIMGIAGTAPAYSMAATTATLIAVTGILAPASLLICGLVMFGVAFAFLHLTRLDPNAGAAYIWVKQTLHPVLGFFAGWAMLVMSALFMVSGTVPAATAMLQILAPGFVQNMMAVTLVAAFLMILIGLIVLKGIKLSSHFQVILTLIEVGIVAGLIIAALFASFAHPAHALSFGLLLGQDFTPSLFVSGALVAVYFYAGWDVTANLNEETRNPKRSGGVASVLAMLALMLMLIGFSAACLLTLSDDDIQKAGTDIVTTVAARILPAPWSSLAVIAVVLSTIGTLETNILQFTRTLFAMARDGVFARRYARVHAVHQTPWLSTVLVTAIGLGLLLLSSSFSSVSAIMKASASALGFQIAFYYALSCLACAWCLRRGFRSSQILLTGILWPLISALFLFGVAIGSLPTFDGVTLFVSLGSLAFGAVPLLLSRMRSAAKA; this is translated from the coding sequence ATGACCGACGAAGGCGGCCTCGGCCTGAAACCCGATGCGTTGAGCTTGCCCGAAGCCGTCATCATGGGGATTGCCGGAACCGCTCCGGCCTATAGCATGGCGGCGACGACGGCGACGCTGATCGCTGTCACGGGGATCCTGGCGCCCGCGAGCCTGCTGATTTGCGGGTTGGTCATGTTTGGTGTGGCCTTCGCCTTTCTGCATTTGACGCGGCTCGATCCGAATGCCGGTGCTGCCTATATCTGGGTCAAACAGACACTCCATCCGGTGCTGGGATTTTTCGCGGGCTGGGCGATGCTGGTCATGTCCGCCCTGTTCATGGTGTCCGGCACCGTGCCCGCCGCCACGGCCATGCTGCAGATTCTCGCGCCGGGCTTTGTGCAGAACATGATGGCCGTGACCCTTGTCGCGGCATTCCTCATGATTCTGATCGGGCTGATCGTGCTGAAAGGGATCAAGCTCTCAAGCCACTTTCAGGTCATCCTGACCTTGATCGAGGTGGGAATCGTCGCGGGTCTCATCATTGCGGCTCTGTTCGCCTCTTTTGCCCATCCGGCGCATGCTTTGAGTTTCGGCCTCCTCCTGGGACAGGATTTCACGCCCTCTCTCTTCGTGTCTGGTGCCCTGGTTGCCGTTTATTTTTACGCGGGCTGGGACGTCACCGCGAATCTGAATGAGGAGACGCGCAATCCTAAACGGAGTGGAGGAGTGGCTTCCGTTCTCGCGATGCTGGCCTTGATGCTCATGCTGATTGGGTTCAGCGCCGCTTGTCTCTTGACGCTGAGCGATGACGATATCCAGAAGGCCGGCACCGATATTGTGACCACTGTCGCGGCCAGGATCTTGCCCGCGCCTTGGAGTTCCCTGGCCGTGATCGCGGTCGTCCTCAGCACGATCGGGACGCTGGAAACCAATATCCTGCAATTCACGCGCACGCTTTTCGCCATGGCGCGGGACGGCGTCTTCGCCCGGCGTTATGCCAGGGTCCATGCGGTCCATCAGACACCCTGGCTTTCAACTGTTCTGGTGACGGCGATCGGCTTGGGACTGCTGCTTCTTTCCTCTTCTTTCTCGAGTGTCAGCGCGATCATGAAGGCATCGGCCAGCGCGCTCGGCTTTCAGATCGCCTTCTATTATGCCCTGAGCTGTCTCGCCTGCGCGTGGTGTCTGCGGAGGGGCTTCCGCTCGTCGCAGATCCTCCTGACAGGCATTCTCTGGCCGCTGATCAGTGCCCTTTTCCTGTTCGGGGTCGCCATTGGCAGCCTACCGACTTTCGATGGCGTCACCTTGTTCGTCAGCTTGGGCAGCCTCGCTTTCGGGGCCGTGCCGCTCTTGCTCAGCCGGATGCGTTCAGCCGCGAAAGCCTGA
- a CDS encoding ABC-F family ATP-binding cassette domain-containing protein, with the protein MIRLDNIGKQNGKQLVFIEASAAIQRGEKVGLVGPNGAGKTTLFRMITGQEQPDEGQVVTDRGITIGYFSQDVGEMFGRSAISEVMDGTGPVSAVAAELKALEADMADPDRMDEIEAIIERYGEVQARFEDLGGYALEGRAREVLAGLSFTEEMMDGDVGALSGGWKMRVALARILLMRPDAMLLDEPSNHLDLESLIWLEEFLKGYDGALLMTSHDREFMNRIVTKVVEIDGGALTTYSGNYEFYEQQRALNEKQQQAQFERQQAMLAKEIKFIERFKARASHAAQVQSRVKKLDKIERVEPPKRRQSIAFEFPTAPRSGDDVVSLKNVHKRYGDRSIYEGLDFVVSRKERWCVMGINGAGKSTLLKLVTGSTQPDNGTVSLGGSVKMGYFAQHAMDLLDGERTVFQSLEDTFPQAGQGSLRALAGCFGFSGDDVEKKCRVLSGGEKARLVMARMLYDPPNFLVLDEPTNHLDIVTKEMLIAALSQYEGTMLFVSHDRHFLAALSNRVLELTPEGIHKYGGGYTEYVARTGQEAPGLRS; encoded by the coding sequence ATGATTCGTCTCGATAACATCGGTAAACAGAACGGCAAGCAGCTCGTCTTCATCGAGGCGTCGGCCGCGATTCAGAGAGGCGAGAAAGTCGGTCTGGTCGGCCCCAATGGCGCCGGCAAAACGACGCTCTTCCGGATGATCACGGGGCAGGAACAGCCTGACGAAGGTCAGGTCGTCACCGATCGGGGGATCACCATCGGCTATTTCAGCCAGGACGTCGGCGAGATGTTCGGCCGCAGCGCCATCTCGGAGGTGATGGATGGCACCGGCCCCGTGAGCGCCGTCGCGGCTGAGTTGAAGGCCCTGGAAGCCGATATGGCGGACCCAGACCGGATGGATGAAATAGAAGCCATCATCGAGCGTTACGGCGAGGTGCAGGCGCGCTTCGAGGATCTAGGAGGCTATGCGCTCGAGGGCCGGGCGCGAGAAGTTTTGGCGGGCCTCAGCTTCACCGAGGAGATGATGGACGGCGATGTAGGCGCGCTTTCCGGCGGATGGAAGATGCGCGTCGCGCTCGCCCGCATCCTTCTGATGCGTCCGGACGCCATGCTGCTGGACGAGCCGAGCAACCATCTGGATCTCGAAAGCCTGATCTGGCTGGAGGAATTTCTCAAGGGCTATGATGGCGCGCTGCTGATGACCTCGCATGATCGCGAATTCATGAACCGCATCGTCACCAAGGTGGTGGAGATTGATGGCGGCGCGCTGACGACCTATTCGGGCAATTACGAATTCTATGAACAGCAACGCGCGCTGAACGAGAAGCAGCAGCAGGCCCAGTTCGAGCGTCAGCAGGCGATGCTCGCCAAGGAGATCAAGTTCATCGAGCGCTTCAAGGCGCGCGCCTCCCATGCCGCGCAGGTGCAAAGCCGGGTGAAGAAGCTGGACAAAATCGAACGGGTGGAGCCGCCCAAGCGCCGCCAGTCGATCGCATTCGAGTTCCCGACAGCGCCGCGTTCCGGCGATGACGTGGTGAGCTTAAAAAACGTGCACAAGCGTTACGGCGATCGGAGCATCTATGAGGGTCTCGACTTCGTGGTGAGCCGCAAGGAGCGCTGGTGCGTGATGGGCATCAATGGCGCCGGCAAGTCCACGCTGCTGAAACTGGTGACCGGCTCCACGCAGCCGGACAATGGGACGGTGTCCCTGGGTGGAAGCGTCAAGATGGGCTATTTCGCCCAGCATGCCATGGATCTGCTCGACGGCGAGCGCACCGTGTTCCAGTCGCTGGAGGACACGTTTCCGCAGGCGGGGCAAGGCTCATTGCGGGCGCTGGCCGGCTGCTTCGGATTTTCCGGTGATGACGTGGAAAAGAAATGCCGGGTTCTATCGGGCGGCGAAAAGGCCCGGTTGGTCATGGCCAGAATGCTTTACGATCCGCCAAACTTCCTGGTGCTGGACGAGCCCACCAACCATCTGGACATTGTGACAAAGGAGATGCTGATCGCAGCTTTGTCGCAGTATGAAGGCACCATGCTGTTCGTCTCCCACGACCGGCACTTCCTGGCGGCACTGTCCAATCGCGTGCTCGAACTGACGCCGGAGGGCATTCACAAATATGGGGGCGGCTACACGGAATATGTCGCGCGGACAGGCCAGGAGGCTCCTGGCCTGAGAAGCTGA